A single Vulpes lagopus strain Blue_001 chromosome 3, ASM1834538v1, whole genome shotgun sequence DNA region contains:
- the TFAM gene encoding transcription factor A, mitochondrial, with translation MALFRGVWSVLSALGKSGADLCAGCGSRLRSPFSFAYVPRCFSSTANCYPKKPLTSYVRFSKEQLPIFKAQNPDAKNSELIRKIAQLWRELPESEKKIYEDAYRADWQAYKEEINRIQEQLTPSQIMSLEKEILQKRLKKKALIKKRELTMLGKPKRPRSAYNIFIAERFQETKDGTSQVKLKTINENWKNLSSSQKQVYIQLANDDKIRYYNEMKSWEEQMMEVGRNDLLRRSVKHQGKDDIEN, from the exons ATGGCGCTTTTCCGGGGCGTGTGGAGCGTGCTGAGTGCCCTGGGAAAGTCCGGAGCGGACCTCTGCGCGGGCTGTGGAAGTCGACTGCGCTCTCCTTTCAG TTTTGCGTATGTACCGAGATGTTTTTCATCCACCGCGAATTGTTACCCAAAGAAGCCTCTGACTTCATACGTTCGATTTTCTAAAGAACAGCTACCCATATTTAAAGCTCAGAACCCAG ATGCAAAAAATTCAGAACTAATTAGAAAAATCGCCCAACTTTGGAGGGAACTTCCTGAATCAGAGAAAAAA ATCTATGAAGATGCTTACAGGGCAGACTGGCAGGCATACAAAGAAGAGATAAACAGAATTCAAGAACAGTTAACTCCAAGTCAGATCatgtctttggaaaaagaaatcctgcaaaAACgtctaaaaaagaaagcattaataaaaaaaaga GAGTTAACAATGCTTGGAAAACCGAAAAGACCTCGCTCAGCTTATAACATTTTTATAGCTGAAAGGTTCCAGGAAACTAAGGATGGTACATCACAG GTAAAGCTGAAGACTAtaaatgaaaactggaaaaatctctCTAGTTCTCAAAAGCAA GTATATATTCAACTTGCTAATGATGATAAAATTCGTtattataatgaaatgaaatcttgGGAAGAACAGATGATGGAAGTCGGACGAAATGATCTTCTACGTCGCTCAGTAAAGCACCAAGGAAAAGATGACATTGAGAATTAA